Part of the bacterium genome, GGCGGAGCTGGCCGAGCAGATTCCGCAGGACGGCATTGACCTCGTCTTCCGGAATGTGACCCTTCGTGGCTTCTGGCTCTACTCGCCGCACTTCATGGGATCTGGCGGGGGTCAGTTCAGCGAACGCATGAACTCCGTGAGCGTCACGGACGTCGCGGCGGCGTGGGCGGGCTGCCAGTAGAAACGGTATACGAGAAAGCCGATCCCGCCCAGCGCCACCACGATCGTGGTTCTGTCCAATTCGTAGAAGCCGACCATCCCTCCCATCACGACGGCCGTGAGCACGGCAATCGCCACCGCGGGCCACGTGTGGAAGATCCCGTTGAGCGTGCTCTCCCCCCAATACGACTCCTCGGGGGCGGACTGCGCGCCCGCGGTGCCCACGCTTCCGACGACGATGGCCACCAGCACGGCAATCGCCGTCACGGACAACCGGTGTCGACGCATCGCACTCCTCACCCCCCCGGCACGAAGCGCAGCAGAATAGTGGTGCCCACACTCCCGCCGGAGTAGACTCATCCACGGACCGGCCGAGCCGGGTGTCCGGGGTGACGCAGATGGAATGGTCCGTGGACCCCCAAGAAGCCGTGGGGCTCCTCGCCGAATGCGTGCGCGTGAAGACCGCGAACCCTCCCGGGGAGGAAGCGAGACTGGCCGAAATCCTGGCCCGACGCCTCGGCGGTGCGGGCGTACCGGTCGAGGTGCACGTCCTCGCGCCGGGGCGCGCCAACCTGTCGGCCCGCCTCGCGGGAAGCGGCGGGCGCCCGGCGCTCGTCCTGAGCGGACATACCGACACGGTGCCGCCGGGCGAGACGCCGTGGAAGGAGGATCCGTGGTCGGCGCGCGTCGTGGGCGACCGGCTCTACGGGCTCGGCGCGGCCGACATGAAGTCCGGGCTCGCCGCGATGGTGATGGCGTTGATCGAGATCCGCCGCGCCGGCCTGAGACTGCGGGGCGACCTGGTGCTCGCGGCGACGGCGGGGGAGGAAGTGGACTTCATCGGCGCCCGCGCGTTCACATCCACGGGGGCGCTGGCCGGCGCCGGTGCGATCGTGATCGGCGAGCCGACGTGCGGGGAGGTCGCGGTGGCCCACAAGGGCGGGATGCGGCTCGCGGTCACCACGGCGGGACGGACCGCGCACGGCTCGATGCCGGAGCGGGGGGTCAACGCCATTCTTCGCATGCAGGAGGTGATCGGCCGCCTTCGCGCGCTGCGCTTCCCGGCACACCCCCGGCTCGGCGCGCCCACCCTCAGCATCAACACGATCCACGGGGGCACCGCCCCGAACGTGGTGCCCGACCGCTGCCGGATCGAAGTGGACTTGAGGACCGTGCCCGGGCACGATCCCAACGCGTACCTCGGGACGGTCGTCGAGGCGGTCGGCGATCTAGGGTTTCCGGTCGACGTCGCGCTCGCTGCGGTGGCTCCCGCCGTCGAAACCGACGCGGACGCGCCGATCGTGCAGGCCGCGCTCGACGTCGTGGAGCGCCGCCCGGGACGGCCGCGGCGCGTCACCGCGCTGCCGTACGTGACCGAGGGGTCCGTGTACCAGCCGGCCTTACGCGTTCCCGTGATCATCTGCGGGCCGGGAGAGCCGGGACAGGCCCACCAGCCCAACGAGTGGGTGGCCGTGTCCCACTATCTGGACGCAATCCGGTTCTACGCCGCGGTTGCGGAGGCATATCTCGGGTAGGCGCCCCCAACCGGGGGGGGCAGGGGACGCCTGCTTGAGGATACGCCTCAGCGGTGAAACGTGCTGAAGGAGCCCTGAAGCAGCGCCTCCACCTCGTCCGGCGTGGCGTCGCACATATCGCCCGGGTGTGTCTGCTTGAGGGCGGCCAGCGCGACGCCGGCGCGCAACCCGTCGGCGGTGCTCCCCCGCAGGGAGCCGTACAGGAACCCCGCGGCGAACGCGTCGCCGCGCCCGATCCGATCCACCACGTCCGCCGGATACGCCGGCACCTGATGCGGCCCCGCGCCGTCCTGCGCGAGGGCACCGCGCGCGCCCAGCGTCAGCACCAGCACGTCGCAACCGAAGCGGCCGCGGAGGGCGGCCGCGACCGACGGCGGGTCGCCGTCCGCGCCGAAGACGGTTCGGGCATCCCGGTCGTTCACGAAGACGATGTCGAGCCCGCGGATCAGCGGCTCGAGCGTGGCCCGCGCCGCCTCCGGCGGCCAGAGCGTCGCCCGGTAGTTGACGTCGAACGAGATGCGGGCGCCCCGCCGCCGCGCTTCCTCGATCGACCGTTCGACCAGGCGGCGTGGCCCCTCCCCGAGTCCGAGCGTAATGCCGGTGAGGTGGACGACGCCGGCGCCGGCCAGGCGATCCCACTCGACCGCGTCCGGATCGATCTGCGCGAACGCCGAATCCCGCCGGTAGTACAGGACTTCGCCCGGCCGTGGCCCCGTCGCGGGCTGGACGAAGATCAGCCCGACGCGGCCGTCCGGTGCCCACAAGACCCCGTCGGTATCCACGCCGCGCCCGCGGATCGCCGACGCGATGTGCCGTCCCAACGGATTCCGCGGGAGCCGCGAGATCCACGCCGTGGCGACGCCCAGCCGGGCCAGGTTGGCGCAGACGTTGGATTCCGCGCCGGCGACGTGCGCAGTGAAGACCGGCGCCGACTCCAGGGTCTCACCGCCGGACGGCGTGCAGCGGATCAGCGTCTCACCGATGCCCACGACGGCCGGGGTCATCGATTCGAGACTTCACCGCCGGAACCGTTCCGGCCCTCCATGCGGGCCATCCCGTAGGAACCCGCCGTGCCGAGAGGCAATTTGTCCGCATACACTCAGGGAACCGACCACGACGTGGGAGGGGCCGGCATGCGATCGTTCTCCGGGCGCGTCGCGCCCATGCTGCTGCTCGCGGTGCTCGCGGCATCGACGCTTGGACCCGCCGGGGGCCCCGCGGCCGGCGCCGGCCTGCCGATCAAGATGATCTACGCGCAGGCGAGCGCCGCGTTTACGCCGCTGTGGGTCGCGCTCGACCGCGGGTTCTTCACGAAGCAGGGCCTCGACGTCACGTTCGCACAGGTCACCGGGAGTTCCGCCGTCGCCACCCTGTCGTCCGGGGAGGCCCAGGCGATGGCCATCGGAGGGACGGAGGTGGCCGATTTCGACGCCGCGGGCGGCGACCTCACGCTCATCGCCGCCGGATCCAACTATCCCGTCTTTTCGCTGTACGTCGACAAGAGCATCCACTCCGTGCGCGATCTGATCGGCAAGAAGATCGCCGTCACGCGCACCGGCACGTCGACCGACACCACGGCGCGTCTCTTCCTGGAACACTACGGCCTCACGGGCAAGGTCGACATCATCAGTGCCGGCGGGACATTGTCCGGCATCATGGCGGCGATGTCGGCCGGCCTGGCCGCGGGGGGGATCCTCTCCCCGCCGACGACGGCCAAGGCGGAAGCCGCCGGCTTCGTGGAGCTCGTCAGCGGCGTCCGGCTCGGCCTGCCGCTGGTGCAGGCGGCGCTCGCGGTCCGGAAATCCTACATCGCGCAAAACCGGGACACGGTGTTGCGCATCCTTCGGGCCTACGTCGACGCGTGGGCCTTTGTGCGGGAGCCGGCGAACGCCGCCGCGGTGCAGACGGCCATTTCCCACTATACCGGGGCGTCCACGGAGGACGCGGGCGTCGCGTACAAGGCGTTCTTCCCGGCCTGGCAGGCGCGCGTGCCCCGCGTGGACTCGCGCGGCGTCGAGAACAACCTGCGCTTCAGCGCCAACCCCCAGGTGCGCAAGATGGTTCCCGCCTCTCTCATCGACGATTCCCTGCTCACCGAACTGGTCCGCTCCGGTTATGTGAAATAATCCCCGGCATCGGCCTGGCGTGTCGAATCGTCGTCTGTCTGGCGCGAGCCGTGGGTACAAGTTCCATAGCGAGGTCGGCCACGAGACGCCGTGCGATGAGGCACGACCGGTACGGCCCCGGCCGCCGGTGGTGTCCGTGTTCCGGGTGTTCCGGCCGCCGGGGGCGAAGTGAGGTCTTGCGATGAACGACACGCCCGGATCGGATCTTTCGCGCGCGCGCCCCGACAAGCCGCTCGCCTTTCTCGCGCGGCTCGCCAACGAGCTGACCATGGTCCTGAGTTTCGCGGAGCTGCTGGACGGCACGCTCACGATGCTCGCGGAGGAGGCCGGGTTCGACTCCTGCACCGTCGGCCTGATCGATGAAGCCAACGACGTGATCACGCTCGTGCGCGCCGTCGGAATCCGGGCCGATTACACCGGGTTGATCGTTCCGCGCGGCCGGAGCCTCAACTGGACCGTCGCCGAATCGGGGGAGCCGCTGTACGTGCCGGACATGTGCAGCGACCCACGGGTGTACCGGCTGCACGACAACATCGGCTCCGGCATCTACGCGCCCCTCACGGTCCGCGGCCGCGTCATCGGCGTGCTGAGCGCCCACCGCAGCGCCGCCGGCGCGTTTGGTCCCGAAGACCTCGACGTGCTCACCGTGGTCGCGCGGTACCTCGCCGGCGCGATCGAGGTAGCCCGTCTGCACGAACAGCTCCGGGAGCTGGCCAACACCGATGAGCTCACGCGCCTGCCCAACCGCCGGTGCATCCTGGAGCGGTTTGCGGCGGAGCTGAGCCGCGCGGGCCGGGACGCGCAGGCCCTCAGCGTGGCGGTCGTGGACCTCGATGACCTGAAGGGGATCAACGACACACGCGGGCACCAGACCGGCGACCTCGTCCTCACGCAGATCGCCGACGGGCTGCGGCGCCGGATTCGCGCGCACGACATCGTGGGGCGGCTGGCGGGCGACGAGTTCATCTTGCTCTTCCCCAACACAGACCGCGAGCAGGCCGAGCTCATCATGCGGCGGGTCGAGGACCTCGAGATCGCCGCCGCGGTGCCGGGCCGCGCGCTCACGCTGTCCTGGGGACTGGCGACCTGGCCGGCCGACGGCGTGGAGGTCGACACGCTGATGGCCGTCGCCGACCGCCACCTCTATGCGATGAAGCGGGCGCACCTCGCGGAGCGTCCGTCCCCCGCCGGCGCCCCGAGCGTGCCCCCCGCGCACGACACGGTCGCCGTTTCGCGGGAGGGCGCCTGATCTCCAGGCGCAACGCCGGCGGCGTCGCGCCGGCGGCGGCTCGGGCGCTGGCGATCGTTCTCGCCACTCGCGTCGTGCCCGTAATCCGCACGGCATCGGCCGAATGGGCGGAGGAACTGGCGGAAATTCTCATCGCCGCCGGACTCGAGGTCGTCGAGATCACGTTCACGGTGCCGAACGCCCCGGCCGTCATCGACCGTCTGCGGACGCGATTCCCGGCCGTGCTGATCGGGGCCGGTACGGTGACGGGCGCCGCCGCCGCCGAACAGGCCGTCGGCGCCGGCGCCCAATTCCTGCTCAGTCCGTCGCTTTCTCCCGGCATGGTGGCGGTTGCCCACCGGCACGGCGCGCTCGCGGTCCCCGGGGCCTATACGCCGACGGAGGTGCTGGCGGCGCTCGAGGGCGGGGCGGAGTTGATCAAGATCTTTCCCGCCGAGGTGGGCGGACCGGCGCACATCAGGGCGCTCCGCGGGCCGTTCCCTGAGGCCCGGTTTCTTCCGACCGGCGGAGTCCGGCCCGATAACGTGGCGGAGTGGTTCGCGGCGGGCGCCGCGGCGGTCGGGATCGGGTCGGCGCTCGTCGGTCCCGCCGATCGTCCGGTCGATGCGGGCGCCGTGCGGAAGCGGGCGGACACGCTGGTCCGGGCGGTGGCCGCGCAGCGGACGGCGGGGTAACGGAGGGCGCTACCGCTCGGCGTCGCGCGCCGCGCCGTTCCGGTCCCGGCGGCGGACCACCGTCGACATGATCTGACCGAGCTCCGTGATGCCTCCGAGCGCCGCCACGACCTTGGCCCGCGCGCCCCGCACGCGGGCGCGCAGTTCGCGGACGTCTTGCTCGATCGCCCGGCGTGTGGGGGCTAGTCGATCCGGAGAATCCGCGTCCGGAACCATCGGGCATCCTCCTTTGCCGCCGCGATCGTGGCGCGCATCCGCCGAACGATGCGGCGCAGGGTCACCGCCGTCGCGAGGAGCAGCGCTCCCGCGAACACGGTGACGCCGGCGAACACAACGAGCGCGGCCGCCCAGGCCGGGAGCACCAGCGACAGCGCCAGCACCGCCGCCACGACGAGCAGGCCGATGAGGTAGAGACCGAGCATCATCACCGTGGAGAGCAGGATCATGCTCACGACCACATCACGGATGACACGACGCAGATCCTGCGCGGCGGCCAGTCCGTGCGCCGCCGCCATGTCGCGCAAGTTCGCCGCGAGACGCCTCAGGATCGTGCCGGTCGGCTCGCCCGCCGCGTCTCCGTCGTCAGGACCCGTCCGCCGTCCGTCGCCGAGGACGTCCCGGTCCTGCTGGCGTTTCCCGAACATCGAGGCCCACCTCCGTCGCCGGCAACACAACCTTACCCAGGATGCGCGGGAGCGCGCGGCCCCGTCTGGCGCGGGACTTCCGGCCGCCCGCAGGCGGCCTCCTGCCGGGGTATCGCGGCCTTCGATAATACCGGCGGCGTGCCCTGCGGCCGGTGACGCAGGAGGACCGCGGCAACCTCTGGAACACGTAGCTCCCGCCATGACTTCGCCTCGTGAGGATCCGCCGTGATCGAGC contains:
- a CDS encoding M20 family metallopeptidase; the encoded protein is MEWSVDPQEAVGLLAECVRVKTANPPGEEARLAEILARRLGGAGVPVEVHVLAPGRANLSARLAGSGGRPALVLSGHTDTVPPGETPWKEDPWSARVVGDRLYGLGAADMKSGLAAMVMALIEIRRAGLRLRGDLVLAATAGEEVDFIGARAFTSTGALAGAGAIVIGEPTCGEVAVAHKGGMRLAVTTAGRTAHGSMPERGVNAILRMQEVIGRLRALRFPAHPRLGAPTLSINTIHGGTAPNVVPDRCRIEVDLRTVPGHDPNAYLGTVVEAVGDLGFPVDVALAAVAPAVETDADAPIVQAALDVVERRPGRPRRVTALPYVTEGSVYQPALRVPVIICGPGEPGQAHQPNEWVAVSHYLDAIRFYAAVAEAYLG
- a CDS encoding sugar kinase, translating into MTPAVVGIGETLIRCTPSGGETLESAPVFTAHVAGAESNVCANLARLGVATAWISRLPRNPLGRHIASAIRGRGVDTDGVLWAPDGRVGLIFVQPATGPRPGEVLYYRRDSAFAQIDPDAVEWDRLAGAGVVHLTGITLGLGEGPRRLVERSIEEARRRGARISFDVNYRATLWPPEAARATLEPLIRGLDIVFVNDRDARTVFGADGDPPSVAAALRGRFGCDVLVLTLGARGALAQDGAGPHQVPAYPADVVDRIGRGDAFAAGFLYGSLRGSTADGLRAGVALAALKQTHPGDMCDATPDEVEALLQGSFSTFHR
- a CDS encoding ABC transporter substrate-binding protein, with product MRSFSGRVAPMLLLAVLAASTLGPAGGPAAGAGLPIKMIYAQASAAFTPLWVALDRGFFTKQGLDVTFAQVTGSSAVATLSSGEAQAMAIGGTEVADFDAAGGDLTLIAAGSNYPVFSLYVDKSIHSVRDLIGKKIAVTRTGTSTDTTARLFLEHYGLTGKVDIISAGGTLSGIMAAMSAGLAAGGILSPPTTAKAEAAGFVELVSGVRLGLPLVQAALAVRKSYIAQNRDTVLRILRAYVDAWAFVREPANAAAVQTAISHYTGASTEDAGVAYKAFFPAWQARVPRVDSRGVENNLRFSANPQVRKMVPASLIDDSLLTELVRSGYVK
- a CDS encoding sensor domain-containing diguanylate cyclase codes for the protein MNDTPGSDLSRARPDKPLAFLARLANELTMVLSFAELLDGTLTMLAEEAGFDSCTVGLIDEANDVITLVRAVGIRADYTGLIVPRGRSLNWTVAESGEPLYVPDMCSDPRVYRLHDNIGSGIYAPLTVRGRVIGVLSAHRSAAGAFGPEDLDVLTVVARYLAGAIEVARLHEQLRELANTDELTRLPNRRCILERFAAELSRAGRDAQALSVAVVDLDDLKGINDTRGHQTGDLVLTQIADGLRRRIRAHDIVGRLAGDEFILLFPNTDREQAELIMRRVEDLEIAAAVPGRALTLSWGLATWPADGVEVDTLMAVADRHLYAMKRAHLAERPSPAGAPSVPPAHDTVAVSREGA
- a CDS encoding bifunctional 4-hydroxy-2-oxoglutarate aldolase/2-dehydro-3-deoxy-phosphogluconate aldolase, with the translated sequence MVLATRVVPVIRTASAEWAEELAEILIAAGLEVVEITFTVPNAPAVIDRLRTRFPAVLIGAGTVTGAAAAEQAVGAGAQFLLSPSLSPGMVAVAHRHGALAVPGAYTPTEVLAALEGGAELIKIFPAEVGGPAHIRALRGPFPEARFLPTGGVRPDNVAEWFAAGAAAVGIGSALVGPADRPVDAGAVRKRADTLVRAVAAQRTAG
- a CDS encoding phage holin family protein, translating into MFGKRQQDRDVLGDGRRTGPDDGDAAGEPTGTILRRLAANLRDMAAAHGLAAAQDLRRVIRDVVVSMILLSTVMMLGLYLIGLLVVAAVLALSLVLPAWAAALVVFAGVTVFAGALLLATAVTLRRIVRRMRATIAAAKEDARWFRTRILRID